One Streptomyces dangxiongensis genomic window, GCGGGGCGGCCTACTCACCCGCCGTCGGGGACTGGCGCAGCGCCCGCGCCGGGATCTACCAGCGGCTGATCGCCGAGGAGCTGGACGAGGACGGCACCGGCGCCTTCCTGGTCTGGGGGGATCCGGCGCTGTACGACAGCACGCTGGGCATCCTCCAGGAGGTGCTGGAGCGGGGCGAGGTGGAGTTCGCGTACGACGTGGTGCCCGGCATCAGCAGCGTCTCCGCGCTGGTCGCCCGGCACCGCACGGGTCTGAACCGGGTCGCCGGGCCGGTGCAGATCACCACCGGGCGGCGGCTGGCCGAGGGCTTCCCGGAGGGGGTGGACGACGTGGTCGTGATGCTGGACGCCCACCAGGCCTTCCGGCGGTACGCCGACGAGGACATGGACATCTACTGGGGTGCGTACATCGGCACGCCGGACGAGATCCTCGTCTCCGGTCCGCTCGCCGAGGCCGGTCCGCGCATCGAACGGGTGCGGGCCCAGGCGCGGGAGCGCAAGGGCTGGATCATGGACACGTATCTGCTGCGCCGCCACCCCGCGAAGGACTGACGCCCCCGCCCGCACCAGGCGCCCGCCGCCACTGCCGTACCGGCCGCCACCGGCACCCGTACCCGCGCGCACCCGCCACACCGACCGTGCCCGGTGACGCCGGCACCGGCCGCGGCCGCCGACGCCCGGGGACGCACCGCCGCGCACCCGTGCCCAGCCCCCGCGCCCCCGCGCCCGGTCAGCGGGCCGCACTGTCAGCCGGGCACAACCGTCAGCCAGGCGTACTGTCGGCCGACGCACCTGTCAGCCGGGCGCACCCCGCCCCTCCCCGGAGCCCGCTGTCGCAGCGAGGCCCAGCCGCTCCAGTGCCCCCGCCACGTCCGGCACCGCCTGTACGCCCTCCGGCAGCGGTGGCCGGCGGACGACGAGCACGGGGAGCGCGAGATCGCGGGCGGCGGTGAGTTTCGCGGACGTGGCCGCACCGCCGCTGTCCTTGGTGACCAGGACGTCGACGCGGTGGGCGCGCAGGAGTTCCGTCTCGTCGGCGACCGTGAACGGGCCCCGGGCCAGGATGACCCGGGTGTCCGGCGGCAGGGGCGGTTCGGGCGGCTCGACCGACCGGACGACGAAGTGCAGGCCGTTCAGGTGGGCGAACGCCGCGAGGCCGAGGCGCCCGGTGCTGAGGAACGCCCGGCGGCCGAGG contains:
- a CDS encoding cobalt-precorrin-6A reductase, coding for MPAHVLILGGTTEARRLAADLAARPGVRVTTSLAGRVTRPAALPGEVRTGGFGGQRGLADWLRAHQVDAVVDATHPFAESITANAVRAARTAGVPAVVLRRPGWRPGPGDRWYDVPSLAGAAEILPGLGRRAFLSTGRLGLAAFAHLNGLHFVVRSVEPPEPPLPPDTRVILARGPFTVADETELLRAHRVDVLVTKDSGGAATSAKLTAARDLALPVLVVRRPPLPEGVQAVPDVAGALERLGLAATAGSGEGRGAPG
- the cobF gene encoding precorrin-6A synthase (deacetylating), whose amino-acid sequence is MRKIHVIGIGAGDPDQLTLQAVRALRSTDVFFLLDKGEVKSDLTRLRLDMLDAHLPAGSYRVVEARDPDRDRKAGGAAYSPAVGDWRSARAGIYQRLIAEELDEDGTGAFLVWGDPALYDSTLGILQEVLERGEVEFAYDVVPGISSVSALVARHRTGLNRVAGPVQITTGRRLAEGFPEGVDDVVVMLDAHQAFRRYADEDMDIYWGAYIGTPDEILVSGPLAEAGPRIERVRAQARERKGWIMDTYLLRRHPAKD